The DNA segment tgacacacgcagaggatagcgtaacagaattctgttaggcacagacacagagagtGAGGTTTTTGGTGGTggttctgtgacctaacttgagcgtcggagtgcaaacggccgctagaggcgccgtctgtgtgttttgcaggttgcgtttaaagttcccggagaaggttctaagagcattcttgcagatagcacagttgcataggcggggtaaggaagcgacaaagcaattcctccacgctagagttggcgacaggatcatttggcgcccaccgtggggccctgtgaatcgtggtcccatccACACCAAAGTTTCTGAAGTTTCTCAAAGTTTTTGCTGAGAAAATGAGGAGAACAAGACAaacatcacctgcgccatctgctgaggaaggagctgtgacaatggcgcaggtcctggagatgatGCGCGCTGCAGGACAATGTCGCAGCGTCGAGAGCTGAACAAGAGAAGATGCAGGCGGAGTTGGCTGCATCGCAGAGCAGGAATGATGAGCTGAATCACGTTAATGAGGAGCTGAGAAGGACGTTACAGGCGCAGAAGGAACGCGCAGTTGAAGAAAGAATGTCGATGCCACCATCGCCTCCGAGAGCGTTCcctatgccattctcccctgaaatcatgACAACcgtggtgcctcccaacctggtgggagtGAAGGCGTCGTTCACGGGGGTAGAAGATCCAAaagcgcatctgacggcgttccacacccagatgatgctgtctgggggctcagatgccgtgtattgcaagatgttcatgagtacACTGAGTGGAATCGCCATGGAATGGTTCGTGAGTCtgccagagggtcatatcacgtccttccatcagttttcgaagcttttcatTGAGCAGTATATCGTTAACAGAGCACCTTCAGTGGTTTcgtacgatctgttcgatgtaCGCCAATAtcaaggtgagtcgctgaaagactacctcaaccgcttcggagcacaagtggttagattgcccagcaaggacgaggatatgctggtgcatgcgtttaagaagggagtgttgTCTGGTCCCTtcagtgagtcgctcatcaggagccatcccagcacctttgcggaTATCCGGCGAtgcgcggtggcgcacatagtggcagagacagaggtttctgaaaaaagaggaagtgctgcaccaccgaAGCCGCGTGGAGGACAGGGGAAGCAACAGCAGCAAGCGAGGGTGCGTGAGGCAAAGGAGGGAAAGAAGGTGCAGGGGAAACCTCGTCCTTATGCACCTAGGAAGGACCagggcagggggcgtgcaagggagaataatgcACCCCCAAGGTACGATTTCATGGTGgagttggcggatctgatcgcccttCCTGCCATAGCTGCAAGActccgagtaccagagaagacagataaggtgcTTGGGAGGAAGAAGaacgagtggtgtgagtttcaccaagcctttggccacacactccactcctgcttggcgttgggacaccagcTGGCGGAGTTGGTAAAGTCTGGGTTCCTGGCAGATTACCTGTGGGAggcgcagggtgatcgcgcatcAGGGGCCAGGCAGGAGAAcggcagcatgaagtccctgtgcacggGGAGGTGCAAACGATTGCGGGAGGCTTCTCCAGTGGGGGGTGCACCGCATCACAAAGAAAAAGGTATGCTCGATCGGTTATGGCCGTGGACTCGGTGGACGAGGGCCATTTCCCCGAGGTAGACATCACTTTCAagaaagctgatctacgggatgttgtaccgcacgacaacgatcctgtggtcatctccctcatcacagcaggaaggcgagtgcacagagtactcgtagacaaagggagctcggcagacgtcatgttctggccgacgttcaACAAGTTGCAGCTGTCCCCCGATCAACTAAGGCCATATACCGGGTGTCTTTACggctttgcaggggatcaggtagaggtgcgggggtacattgagctgaggacgacgttcaccgATGGAACAACAGCCCGCACCGAAAAgataaagtacttggtggtgaacgccccttctgcgtacaacatcttgctgggaaggccaacactcaataggttgggtGCAGTcccatcgacgaggcacatgaagctgaagctgccgtcgatggagggaaccgtaataaccatcaagtcagatcaggttgaggctagacgctgttatgagaacagcctcagGCAGAAGAGTAGCATATGCCATgtcacctcaacaccaccaccaggtgtgctcgaagagcgatcggtggttaggggAACGCATGGCGATCAGGAGATGGAGGATGTTACgctggggggctcccaggtagctcagGTGGAAGCGGAGGAGGAGGGcatgatcactcctcgcgagtcagggatcgcgagggcagtcatcgccagcgagagaagaCCCCACCCAGCTGAGGGGTGGGTAGAAGTAGATATAAGGGGGAAAAGGTTCAAGTTGGGATGATCGCTCGGCGAAGAAGAACGAAGGCTGATCGCCGGGGTGATCGAGAAGCACATGGGcgcgttcgcatggtccgcatctgacatgccaggaatcgaccctgaCTTCCTTTGCCATCGCCTGTCGATGGATCCTAAAGTTCGGCCTGTGCGtcagaggcgaaggaaattcaacgaagaaaaggggaaagtgatccacgacgaagcgcaaaagctccttgtcgcagggcacatcagggaggtccagtaccctgagtggctagcgaacgtggtactggttcagaagccaaacggcaagtggaggatgtgcgtggacttcactgacctcaacaaggcatgccccaaagattccTACCCTCTACCCAGTATAGACGCTCTAGTGGATAGCGCATCAGGGGGGAAGCTACTAagcttcttggatgcattctccggatacaaccagatcagaatgcaccccagggatgaaagcaagaccgcattcatgactgaacggtcttgctactgctacaaggtaatgccgttcgggctgaagaatgcgggggctacctaccagcgactTATGGATAGGGTGCCCTCGCCCATGCTTGGAAGGAACGTGCatgcctatgtagatgacatggtggtcataTCCCGAGAGAAGGAGCATCATGTGGCCGATCTGGAGGAATtattcaccaccatcgccaagtacaggttaaagctcaaccctgagaaatgtatttttggcgtgggggcggggaagttcttgggttttctccTGATAGAGCGTGGAATCGAAGCTAATCCAGAGAAGTGCGCAGCAATCGTGGCGATGAGGagtccaacgacggtgaaggaggtgcagtaACTCACCGGTCGGTTGGCAGCATtctcccggtttatgtccgctggaggggagaaaggtcatccgtacttccagtgtcttaagCGCAACAACAGTTTTCTTTGGACAcaagagtgcgaggaggccttcatcaagttgaaggagtacctggcaagCCCACCGGTCTTGCGTAAGCCACAAGTGGGcacccctcttcgtctatactttgctgtgacggagagagcagtcagttcagtcctggtgcaagagcaagatcagGTTCAGAAGCCTGTgtactttgtgagtaaggtactgcaaggccctgaaacaaggtaccaagccctcgagaaCGCTACCCTgacggtggtgttttcagcgaGAAGGCTCAgacattatttccacagcttcacagtagtGGTAATGACAGATTTGCCCATCCAAAAGCTGCTAAAGAAACCAGAcgtagcgggaaggatggtcaactgggcggtggaattgtcagagtttgacattcagtacgagccccgaggaccgataaaggggcaggtgttcgccgactttgtggtcgagctgtcaTCAGTCGCGACACCTTCAGAAGGTTTAGACTTCCGATGGGTATTATTAGTGGATGGCTCCTCcaatcagcaggggagcggcgCTGGGGTCATTTTAGAAGGCCCGAACggagtgctgatcgagcagtccctccgctttgccttcaaggctagcaacaatcaggcggagtatgaagccctgatcgcaggaatgttgctagcaagagaaatgggagcaagaagtctggttgctaagagtgactctttgctagtcaccgggcaagttacaggggagttccaggcgaaagatccccagatggcagcttacctggaatacgtacagctcctgaagacgtccttcaccgagtttgaacTAGTTCATGTGccgagagagcaaaatgccagagcagacctgcttgccaagctggccagctcaggcaaggggggaaaacagaggaccgtcattcaggagaccttgaaggtatcgcgagcgttcgtgtcagacaaccaggtacttcaagtGTACAAACCGATGGAGTGTCTGACAATCGGTCATCGTTCACTGACTTAAGAGACGTTGAAAGCGCCGAGGGTTAGAGCACGACCGGCAAAGACCGATGAGGCGATGGAAGTTAGCGCTGTTAGGGAGcccgacacgtggataacaccgtaccagttgtacttagaagatggtgtactcccacttgacccgatagaggcaaaaagaataaagaggagcTCGAGTAAGTTTACTTTGATTGATGGAAACCTGTTTAGATTTGGGTTTTCTCATcctgtgcagatctgcgtgTATGGCGAGCAAAGCACTAGACTTATGTCAGAGCTACACGAGGGGGTATGCGGAAGTtatgtaggtggtcgcgctttggcaagtaggatcctccgcgcggggtactactggccaacgctgAAGGAAGAATGCGTGAGGTATGCTCAacgttgcaaacagtgtcaacttcacgcagactggcataaggcacctcccgaggagttgaagtccatccatagcccgtggccatttcacacatggggaatcgacatcctaggaccttttcccctagcggtaaggcagatgaagttcctcatcgtggccatcgagtatttcaccaagtgggtggaggcagaaccagtcgcacacatcaccgcacagaaagtcgagcactttgtctggaagaacattgtctgtcgTTTCGgagtacccaagaggctggtctccgacaatggcacccagttcacaagtcatcagctaaggaagatgtgcgaggagttaaagatacagcaggttttcgcctcggtggaacacccacaaaccaatgggcaggtggagtcagccaaccgagtactgctcagggggctgaagcaaagattagagaaagctaaaggaaaatgggcagaggaggtccccagaatcgtaTGGTCCTACCATACCACTCCACAGTCCaacacccatgagacaccctttagccttgtctacgggacagatgccatgattcccgtggagatacaggagagctcccccaggtttttgaatttcattgccgaagaatccaacgaggaacgaaaggtgaatctcgacctactggacgaagtgcgagaagaagccatAGTTAGTGCTGAAGCCGTCAAGAGAAGAGTAGAACAGAGGCACAACTCCAAGGCGAGGCTCAGGcgtttccaggaaggtgatctggtgatgagaaaggcgcatcagaatgagatggaaaacaagttgtctccaaagtggacaggtcCATACAGAGTGGTTGAGGCATTGGAGAATGGAGCTTACTGGCTGgaaactctggagggaggagcactccctagaacgtggaacgccacccacttgaaattttatttcagttaagttgtaaagtagttgcgttctcgcgctaaagacATACTCAGTGTACATACtgaaaacagttgaacagataagggggcactcttttccctaaggagggtttttaacgaggccacccaatgaaaagattatcaGCATATCAACTGTGTGAGAGTtttcaagttaaaatcctcctcgccccaggcgcgagTGCAGGTAATCGGTTAGGCCTTAGTCGCCCTAGGCGCGAGTATGGGCGCTAAtctaagtcctcctcaccccaggcGTGAGTGTAGGCGACTAGGGCtcgaaaagccaggggtgctagt comes from the Phaseolus vulgaris cultivar G19833 chromosome 8, P. vulgaris v2.0, whole genome shotgun sequence genome and includes:
- the LOC137824828 gene encoding uncharacterized protein, with product MQAELAASQSRNDELNHVNEELRRTLQAQKERAVEERMSMPPSPPRAFPMPFSPEIMTTVVPPNLVGVKASFTGVEDPKAHLTAFHTQMMLSGGSDAVYCKMFMSTLSGIAMEWFVSLPEGHITSFHQFSKLFIEQYIVNRAPSVVSYDLFDVRQYQGESLKDYLNRFGAQVVRLPSKDEDMLVHAFKKGVLSGPFSESLIRSHPSTFADIRRCAVAHIVAETEVSEKRGSAAPPKPRGGQGKQQQQARVREAKEGKKVQGKPRPYAPRKDQGRGRARENNAPPRYDFMVELADLIALPAIAARLRVPEKTDKVLGRKKNEWCEFHQAFGHTLHSCLALGHQLAELVKSGFLADYLWEAQGDRASGARQENGSMKSLCTGRCKRLREASPVGGAPHHKEKGDQVEVRGYIELRTTFTDGTTARTEKIKYLVVNAPSAYNILLGRPTLNRLGAVPSTRHMKLKLPSMEGTVITIKSDQVEARRCYENSLRQKSSICHVTSTPPPGVLEERSVVRGTHGDQEMEDVTLGGSQVAQVEAEEEGMITPRESGIARAVIASERRPHPAEGWVEVDIRGKRFKLG